The following coding sequences lie in one Oncorhynchus kisutch isolate 150728-3 linkage group LG17, Okis_V2, whole genome shotgun sequence genomic window:
- the LOC109908178 gene encoding pancreatic progenitor cell differentiation and proliferation factor-like, which produces MAAIPSTGSLIATHDYYRRRIGSTSSNSSCGSSEYAGEVIPHPPGLQRQDSGHWWSSFFFANKQNQPGSMVGSEQKSGTYTVNNGQVTCIAREMVLKRQLSESSDSGKMEHGSPPPS; this is translated from the exons ATGGCAGCAATTCCATCTACCGGCTCTCTCATCGCCACCCATGATTACTACAGAAGGCGCATAGGATCCACCTCTAGCAACAGCTCTTGTGGCAGTTCTGAGTATGCTGGCGAAGTCATTCCACACCCCCCAG GTCTGCAGAGACAGGACTCTGGTCACTGGTGGTCTTCTTTCTTCTTTGCAAACAAACAGAACCAGCCTGGCAGCATGGTTGGATCTGAACAGAA GAGTGGAACATACACGGTGAACAACGGTCAGGTGACTTGTATTGCCAGGGAGATGGTGTTGAAGAGGCAGCTCAGTGAAAGCAGCGACTCTGGGAAGATGGAACATGGGAGCCCACCACCCTCCTAA